The genomic segment TCTCGACGCCATGCTCGCGCTGTGCGAGACGGTGGACTGCCGCCGAGCGCGGCTGCTCGCCTACTTCGGCCAGGACGTCGGCGCGAAGGAACAGTGCGGCAACTGCGACACGTGCCTGTCGCCGCCGGAGTCGTGGGACGGCACCGTGGCGGCGCAGAAGCTGCTCTCCACGGTGGTGCGGTTGCGTCGCGAGCGGGGGCAGAAGTTCGGCGCGGGCCAGGTCATCGACATCCTGCGCGGCAAGCGCACACCGAAGGTGACGCAGCACCGGCACGACGAGCTGTCGGTCTTCGGGGTCGGCGCGGACCTCGCCGACGGCGAGTGGCGAGCCGTCGTCCGGCAGCTGCTCGCCCAGGGACTGCTCGCCGTCGAGGGCGACTACGGCACGCTCGTCACCACCGATGCCTCCGACGAGGTGCTGTACCGGGGTCGTACGGTTCCCCTGCGCCGCGACCCGGCACGGGTCAAGGTCGCCTCGACGCGCACCACGTCGGCGCGCGCCGAGCCGGTGGAGCTCGACGGCGAGGCGAGTGCGGTGTTCGAGCGGCTACGCGCCTGGCGGGCGGCCACCGCGAAGGAGCAGGGTGTTCCCGCGTACGTCATCTTCCACGACGCGACGTTGCGGCAGATCGCCACACTGCGTCCGTCGAGCCGCGACGAGCTCGGTACGGTGAGCGGCGTCGGCGAGACCAAGCTGTCGCGCTACGGCGACGACGTCCTCGACGTCCTCGGTGTCATGGCGTCCTGACCGCCTCTGTACCCGACGACGTCTCCCGCTCGGACACCCCTCGCGCCCGGCAAAGCCGAGGTGAACAGGCGAATATGAATCGCCTTTAGCAATAGAGCGGGTTCTCATTCATCCCATCGGGTCATTTGCTCTTGCACCCCACAGGACGCACAGCACACCGTTCGCCACCGTTCCGAGTGTCCAAGCCTGCCCCTTCGGGTGGCCGATTACGGAGTGCAGCCCTTACCGCTGCGCAAATCCGCTGGTCAGAGCAACCTCGTACTCTAATCCAGCAACGATAGTGATCTGCATCACGACGAATTAGGGTGAGCCAACGCGGTCGATTTTAGTCGTGTGCCCTCCACGACCTACCGCTAAATTCGTTGTCGGTTGCGGGTTATTTCAAACCGCGACAGAACGTCCCTCGAGTCGATAGGAATGGGTTAAGGTGTTCAAGAAGACTGCTATCGTCGCCTCCGCCGCGGCCGGACTGATGATGATCGGCGCGCCCGCTTTCGCCACCGAGCCCGGCGAGATCGAGGCCAACGACAACACGAACCAGATCGGCCTCATCAACGTTGATGACGTGCTGAGCAACAACGACATCAACCTCTGCGACACGCTGGACCTGAACCTGATTGCCATCCTCGGTGGCAACAGCACGGGCAACACGGTGTGCACCAACGCGGAGGCGAACAACGACTGAGGTCGTTACTCCAGCTACGGGTGGGAGGCCATGGCCTCCCACCCGTTTCCATGTGTGCGGTCACCGGCGCGCGACGGCCCGCAACAGCGGGCCCGCGAGCTCCTTCCTGCAGATCAGCACATCCGGCAGATACGGCGAGGCCTGGTTGTAGCGCAGTTCGGAACCGTCCACCCTGGACGTGTGCAGCCCGGCCGCCACGGCGATGCCGACGGGTGCCGCCGAGTCCCACTCGTACTGACCACCCGCGTGGAGGTAGGCGTCGGCCTCCCCGCGCACCACCGCCATCGCCTTCGCTCCCGCCGAGCCCATCGGCACGAGTTCCGCCCCGACCTCCTCGGCGACCCTTTTCGCGAATTCGGGTGGCCGGCTGTCGCTCACCAGAATTCGCGTCTTTTCTCGAGGACGGTTTACTCCTATTTTCCCCACATCGTCGGTGGCACTCACTCGTTCTTTGTCCGGTTCCGCCACCGCGGCGTCGGTGATGCCCCGCCCCGCCTGCCACAACGCGACGTGCACCGTCCAGTCCGCGCGGCGGCGCCCGTACTCCCGCGTGCCGTCGAGCGGATCGACGATCCACACCCGCTCGGCCCGCAACCGCGCCGGGTCGTCGGCCGACTCCTCCGACAGCACCGCGTCACCCGGCCGGTGCTCGGCCAGCCTGCGCAGCAGCAGCGTGTTCGACTCCACATCGCCGCGTCGCCCCAGCTCCCGGGCATCGGTCGCCTCGCCCGCCGCGTCCCGGGTCCGCAGCAGCAGCGTCCCGGCCTCCTCGGCCAGCGACGCGGCAAGTCGTGCATCCGTCATCACGTCAGGCAGCGTAGAGCCCGTGGGTCCGCGGGTATGCCGTAGCCAGTGCAACCGCCGGAGAGGGAGCGACGATGGACGCGCAGCTGGCTGTGATCACGGGTGCGTCGACCGGCATCGGACGACAGCTCGCGAAGGAGTTCGCCCGCAACGGGTTCGACCTCGTCCTGTCGGCCGACGACGATGCGCTCGACGACGTGGCGACCGAGCTGCGCGGCGACGGTCGCC from the Saccharomonospora azurea NA-128 genome contains:
- a CDS encoding 3'(2'),5'-bisphosphate nucleotidase CysQ translates to MTDARLAASLAEEAGTLLLRTRDAAGEATDARELGRRGDVESNTLLLRRLAEHRPGDAVLSEESADDPARLRAERVWIVDPLDGTREYGRRRADWTVHVALWQAGRGITDAAVAEPDKERVSATDDVGKIGVNRPREKTRILVSDSRPPEFAKRVAEEVGAELVPMGSAGAKAMAVVRGEADAYLHAGGQYEWDSAAPVGIAVAAGLHTSRVDGSELRYNQASPYLPDVLICRKELAGPLLRAVARR